The window ACTTTCCCGCTTCGCTCTCGCTTTCGCTCTTGTCCCGGATCGTGTGCACCTTCTCCCGCCGTTGCTTTCGATGCCAGCGTTAACGTGCCCAGTGAAATCGCACCGAGCCCCGCACCGAGGAGAACGCTCATTATCACCAGCTCGAACACGGCTGTTGCGACGTACAGCACCAGCAAGCCGCACGCGCACAAAAACAAACCACCAAGCGCGAGGACGACCTCTCCAATCTTCGTCATCAGCCGGTTAAATCCCGCTTGCAACACTGCAAAGACGAGGAACATCGTCGAGAGAATTGCACCGATAACTCCTGCAGAGAGCCTGAGATTCTCGGGCGCAAACGCAAACGGAGAGAATAGAGCGCCCATAATTCCTGCGACGCCGATCCCGAAGAAGATCACGAGACAGGCAAGAGTCAATGTCTTCCTCTCCCGTTCAGATAACGATACCTTCGTCCCTTTTCTCTGCACTCGCATGGTCGTCGGCTCATGAACAAAGAGCACCACCAGTACCACGCTGAGCAGTGCAAACGCGACGCAGACGAAAAACGGCATGAAAAGACCGTACGCATCAAATAGAATGCCGCCTGACGCGGGACCGACCGCCAACCCAACACCCAGACCGATGTTATACACACCCATTGCACGACCTCGTTCTTCATACTTCGTCACCTCGGAGAGCAACGCGGTGATTGCAGGGAAGAACAAGCCCGCTCCCGCGCCCTGTAACGCCCGTACGAAGATCCAGTCATACGACTCGTTTGAAAACGGAAACAGCGCAGACGCAAGCGCATAAAGTAAAAGTCCCACGATGATCAACGGCTTTCGCCCCACTTTATCCGACATAGCACCGCCAGGTATATTGAGCGGGGTGCTCGTGATGGTAAAGGCCGAGAAGATCAAAGCAGCGACGAGGAACGGCGCTCCTGAAGCCTCCACCCACGTGCCGAGCAGTGGCGCAATGACCGTGACGCCGAATTGCGTGCTGAAAACGCAGATCGCTGCGATAATAACTACCTTTGTAAGCCTCTGGTCAGCGTCTGAATGCATGTAAAGTAATAAATTTTTCCTTCTTAATTAACCATTATCCTCTCACGGGTGGTTTGTTTTGTACTGTACCTCCAAAATCACTTCTTCAAGGATCTTTCTCCCCTTCGCTCTTCTCTCTTTCACTTACTCACTCA of the Methanomicrobia archaeon genome contains:
- a CDS encoding MFS transporter; the encoded protein is MHSDADQRLTKVVIIAAICVFSTQFGVTVIAPLLGTWVEASGAPFLVAALIFSAFTITSTPLNIPGGAMSDKVGRKPLIIVGLLLYALASALFPFSNESYDWIFVRALQGAGAGLFFPAITALLSEVTKYEERGRAMGVYNIGLGVGLAVGPASGGILFDAYGLFMPFFVCVAFALLSVVLVVLFVHEPTTMRVQRKGTKVSLSERERKTLTLACLVIFFGIGVAGIMGALFSPFAFAPENLRLSAGVIGAILSTMFLVFAVLQAGFNRLMTKIGEVVLALGGLFLCACGLLVLYVATAVFELVIMSVLLGAGLGAISLGTLTLASKATAGEGAHDPGQERKRERSGKVMGIYYTAFYAGLGGIPLVCGALSEVFGARVLFLAYAVLLLVVMVVVWRMVGIAKKSA